Genomic DNA from Canis lupus dingo isolate Sandy chromosome 4, ASM325472v2, whole genome shotgun sequence:
CGAGTTCCTAGAAGTCCGAGGTCCCGGTGCCTTTCGCCCCCTAGGTGGGCCCGCGACGACCTAGGTACCCGCCAGGGGGCCTTTCATCCCCGGCCCTGCCCGGCGCCGACCTTCGACCCCTGGGCGTCGAGGGCCCTGCCCCGGCCCGCCCCACCCCGCCGGCGCCCAGACGGCCCACGGCCGGCACGCACTGACCTGCACCGCGGAtcctccccgggccccggccGCGGTTGGAGCTGAGGCGAAAACCGACGAAGCTTGGAGATGTGGACGCGCCCCTGCAACGCCGCGGCTCGGCCTCCACCGCCGAAGGGGttggggcgcggggccgggctcGCCGAGCATTATTGGAACGAAAACGAAATAAAAGCGGCGTTAAGTGAAATAGCtaacttttttattaaataaaacgACTTAAATAAAAGGAACGGAAAAGGAGAGGAGTGGACCCAGCGCAAACGCAGGGTGCCCCAGCCCTGGCGCTCCCCCCAGCCACCTGGTCGGCCGCCCCTCCTCCAGCGGCCCCCGCGGGGGAAGCAGGTGGCCGGTTTctaaagaaaaaagccaaaacttctttttttattatttacacgTTTGGGCAAAAGTACAAAGTATAATACAGGCGCCCGGCCCGGGGGGGTGCGGGCGAGGGGCGGAGAAACGTAAGGCGCTTTCTTTGTCAGGCCCGGCCTGGGGCGGGActgggcgcggggcgggggctcgGATTGTGCAGCCGCGCGGAGCCCGGGCCCAGCCCCCCTCCGCGGCCGGCGGGGATGCGGCCGCGCCCCGGGGCCTACTCGAGCTCGGAGGCCCCTGTCCCTCTCGGCCTCGGGTCCGCCCCAGCCCGGCTGggggcccggggcgccccgccAGGTGGGGGCGGCGATCCTTGGCGACTGTGCGCGCTGGTGGCTCACACCAGAGAGGTGACGGCGGGGACCTTGGAGCTGTCCTCCTCCCAGGGCTGCAGATTCTGCAGAGCAAAGAGCGACGAGTTGTGCAGACAGAGAGGGTCGGGCTGGATGGAGTCGTTGAGGCTCTTTTGGAAGGCGTCGTGTTGCAGCTGCAGCATGAGCCGGCTCGCCTGCTGCCGCTCCGCCTCCCGCTCCTCCGCCGTCTGCCGCCTGCAccgggggagggagagggacagcaCCGTCATGCACCCGGCACTGCGGGGCCGCCGGCGGGGCCCCAGGCCTCCCGGGAGCGGAGGCCAGCCGGGAGCCTCGGGGCCGGGAAAGTCTGCACCCCTGCTGGCGCCGCGCGCCCGAGGCCCGCGCGTCCGGGGAGTGGGTTGGCATcgcttgtttttgttgttgtgtcgggcggccgcggggaggggaCTCAGCCCGCCGCCCACCTGCACGTCCGGGTGTCGTGGCTTCGCCAACAACAAAGATGTTTCTTTTGCGGGACATCAAGGGCAGGGCGTGCGTGTAACCGACCCGGCCCTGCGGACGGTCGGGTCGCTAgggcccgcgggggggggggggggggctggctcTGCGCTGCCTGCGCAGTGTCCCTGGGCCGGGTCAGCCTCTTCCAGTTCTCCCAGGCCCTTCTCGAACCTCTCTTCCAAAACGCGATCGCTTCGCCGTTCCCGGGTTGGGTGGAAATAGGGATCGGATAAAAACGGGGCTGGAGTCGGGATGGGCAGCCCGCGCGCACGGTCGGAAATCCGAGAGGGCAAGCGGGAGGCGACAGGGGCGGGCGTGCGAGAGGccccgggcgggggtggggcgggtgcCGGTGGCGGTGCAGGTGGGAGGAAACCGACCCGGCGGGGAGACGGAAGAGAACCCTGAGGGTTGGAGAGGCGCACGAGAGCGACGCGGGGATGAGGATGCGGGAGAAGCCGAGGCGGGGcgggcaggaggagagaagggagcaaaaatttgggaaggagtggggaggcgcggccccgggagggcggggggcgggggcacggggTCGGGAGAGCGCGAGGCCGCGGCGCGGGTGCAAGCCGGGCCAAGCCGGGCCTCTCTCACCGCCACTTGGTCCTCCGGTTTTGGAACCACGTCTTGACCTGCGCGTCCGTCATTTTGAGGGACTTGGCGAGCGCCGCCCTCTCGGCCGAGGCCAGGTACTTCTGGCGGTGGAAGCGCTTCTCCAGCTCGCAGATCTGCACCCGAGAAAAGGACGTGCGCGGCTTCTTCCGCTTGGGCGGCGTCCGGTTCTGGTAGGGGTGGCCGATGCGCCGGGTCACGGTGAAGGGCGTGAGCGCCGCCGCCGCTGCGGAGACACGCGAGGCCCCTGAAGCCCAGCCCGGCTCGGCCGCCGCTCGGGCTCCGCGCGGACCCCGAGGCGCCCGCTGGGGCGCAGGGGGCTCCGCGGCTCCGGAGGTCCCCCGCGCCCCCAGCGGCACCAGCCGTGTGGGAGACACCCCCCTTCCCCTGGGCGTGGGCTTATTTGCCCGCAACTCCCCGATTTTCCTCCCCGCCGGGGTCGCCCGGGGCCCCGGGCTCCGAGGCCTCCGCTGCTCGGGCCTCCGGAATCGTTTCCCGGGCGCGGCGCCCCTGGCCCGGGAGGGCCGAGGCCGGCGCCTGTTCGCCGGCCCCGCTCACCTGTGAAGCGGTCTTTCACGAAGCGGCGGCTGCTCTCcatccaggggaagttgaggccGCCCAGGCTGGAGACCGTGGGCACGGAGGGCATGGCGGGCAGCGCGCTGGGCAGAGGCGGCGGCACGGCCCCGGGCAGCGGCCTGTGTGCGGGCACCCGGATCACGCCGGCGGGCGCCAGGCTCAGGTTGACACTGTAAGATCCCGGGTCCTCGAAGGGCGCGCCGAGGCCCGCAAAGGAGGCGGGTAGGGACGGGTACGTGGCGCCCGGACGGCCCCCGGGGGGCCCGCCCAGGTAGCTGGCGCCGTCGGGGCCCCGCGGGGCCGGTGCGCTGTCCTGGTCCGGGCTGTTGAGGATCTGGTCGATGCCGAAGCTGATGGGCTCGTGCGGGTGCGGGGTCTGCGCGCTGGCGGGCGCCTCCATCCTGGGCGGGCGcacgggctgggctgggctgggcggggAGGCGGCCGGGTCCCGGTCACGGCGCGGCCATGGAGCGCCCGGCGCCTCTCGTCGCACTGAAACTTTGCCAAGAGTGCGCGGGCCCGACAGGCTCTGTGTCATCTTTCTTGAACCGAACCTGGAGTTTCCGCTGCTAATTCCTCTCCCGCCGCAGCCATTGGCTGCGATCAACAAGCCTCTCTCCTCCCATTGGCTCCCGGCTTTCAATAAAGGCCTAATTCATGGAAATAGGAGCTTAGGGACTGTTCCAAGGTGACATCATTTTAACAAACGAACAATAGGTCAAATTTATTAGCCGGGATAATGGGCGGCGGATATTAGCGCCCGAACCGCAGCCTCCCAAACCCGAAATCTAACGAAGCTGCAATTAGCAGACGCTCCCCGCTCCTCCGGGCCGGGGCCGCTTCACCGCCGcagcgcgggccgggccggggcgctcTGCCCGGGAGCTGGTCGTTGGCCGAGGGGGGGGTTTcgttttcttccaaattttttctcaCCTGGGCAAACCCAAACCGTGTGAAGCCTTTCAATTCCAATGGAGTCGCAAGCCCGGAACGACCCCGTGGACCCCGCGGAAGCGCCTTGGACACTGCACCGCCACGGGAGCCACCCAAGGAGCGCACCAGCCGGCGCAGGGGCCGCGCCCCCAGCGCGCGGGGCAGGGGAGGCCGCGGCGTGCTCCGCGCTCGCAGGGACGCCGACCCGCGTGGGGAGAAttccccccccccgggcccctcTGGAGACACTCCCCGGCTCCCGCCGGGCGGACCGAGGTGTGACTCGCAGGTGCCCACGCGTGCCCGGCCCGGCTGCTCTAGCGACCCAGGGTCGCTCGGGGGGGAGTGGGGATCCGGCCCCTCGAAATCGTTGCAGGATGGACGGGAGTGTGGGCGCGCGTGGGAGCCCGCCCGTGGCACGGCGGGTGTGGGCACCGGGGTGCTCGGGCGAGGCGCGGGGCGGCTCACGCTGAGAGCAACAGCGGGATTTCCccgggtgggggtggcggtgacCGAGCCGCGAGtcccccgccgcggcccgccccgcccgggcgccgaccactccctccctccccgctcgGCTCACGCCCCGGGGACCGTCGGGCCGGCGAGGGGGCGCCGCGGCCGGTCACCCCCGGCCTCGCCTGTCTGCCCCGGAGGCATACAGAATCGTCGTCCGCCCGCGAGTTCTAAAGTCGTTAGGTGCGAACTGAGGGCTGCAGCCCGGCCAGGCCCCTCCGCCTGTCTCCCTGCCTTGCGGGGGCGAGAGCGCGGGCGTGCGGGCGGCCGGAGGAGCGAGCGCTCAGGTTCGGGTGGGTCACGGTGTAGCGCAGTGACCTTGAGCCAGTGGCTTCCTATCTGCAGGCTTCGGTTTTCTTGTTTGTGAAGCGGGCGATGCACGCATTGTGGGATTGTCCTAAGCCTTGACTGAGATACCCGGAGAACGCAGGGTGTAGGGCCTGGTACGAAGTGGGCACCCAGGGGCTGTGGctgccctcccaccccgcccctaACGGGATGGTTGATGTATTATTCTGATGGTTCTTGTTTGTTTGCAGTTTTGTTATTTGCAGAGTCTGGGTctcctggagagaaaaaaatgtatttgtctaTCTAAGGGACCAGTCCTAAGAGGAccaggaaggggaagaggcagCATGTGGGAGGTTCTTCCTCTAATCTGCCCCCAAAGACCGAGAGGTCTCAGGATTTGTAGTCTTAAGGCCTGGGTTCCTGAGTCAGGTCACCGCccgctgcgtgaccttgggcaagtcgctggctcttgctgagtggggaggaTGAGGTGATGAGACCACTGGGGACTGAGGGGTGgggagtaggggctgggtgagccctcctctgctcccttgGGGATGCAAGGGCCTTCAAGCGGAGCAGACGTCATTGTTTTCATGCTGGGGGCCTCCTGCTTCTAATTCAGACTCTGCCACTGGTGGTTGGGGGCTGTTTGCTCCCTCATTGCCTCTCCcgagcctcattttccttatttgtaaaacaggaaGGGTAATAGCTACCCCCAGGGTGgctgtgagaagtaaatgagataaGGTCTGTGGACATGCCTGTGAGAAACTGGATTATATAATAATAACTTTAACGGCAACGTAGAGCCACTGTAGGTTGAGAACTTCGTGTGTGCCAGGCAGGGGGGTGAGCGCTTACTtattcctcacaacaaccctgtgaggaaAGGTGGTAATTGATCCCATTCTTTACCTGGTGAGGGAACTTAGGGTCAGAGAGTTCATGCAGCTCGCAGCCCTCCGCGTCCAGGGCTAAGGAGGCACCTCCGGGGCTCCACTTCCCTCTGGCTTCCAAGCCCTGGGTGCCAGGCctgtcctcctcccttccctgccttcgGTAGATTGCACCCCCACGTGGGGATGTGGGCTTGGGATCAAAGAGAGGTGGGTGGCGTGGCTGGGACTGCGCCCAGGGCATGGTGGGTGGCCCAGTGCTTAAGGACCAGACTCTGGCCTCTGTTTACCAGCTGCGGGCTCGGGGAATCATTCATCTTTTGTTGCCTCAGTTTCTGGTCTAGTAAAGCAACAGTACCAGTGTCGTGGGAAGAAATGAGCCCAGCCTGGTGAAAGCAGCAGCAGACAGCACTCGGCCTCACCGCCCGGGGCCCAGCTTTCGGAGGTGCCTGGCTTCAAGGTCTTCCAGCAGCAGGCGCTTTGGGCCCCTGATCACAGCCCGTCTTTCTTCCCAACCCACACAGAGCAGAGCTGTTAGCCCAGGAAGGCCAGTAAATGGGGCAGAGAGTAGTCCCTAGGACAGGGGTTctgggccagcagcagcagcagcacctgggaatttggtagaaatgcaaattcttggacCCTagcccagacctactgaatctgaaACTCTAGGGCAGGGCTACGCAATCTGCTttcacaagccctccaggtgctTGTGATGCCCGCTCACATTTGGCAGCCCGTGCCCAGAAGTGTCCGTTTCATCCAAGTTTTCAAATTCATTGTTACAATGCTGTGGGAAGATTCTCCGAGAGTTCCAAACTCTCCTGTGAATCCGACCTAATGTCCTCTGCTCTTTATTCCGTGTTAGTCAGCTGTGCCTCCTCTTAGCATATTTGCcaaaggtttgtttattttatgcGTCTTAAAGATaagacttttatttccttctcttattttctctgctGTGTCTTTgaggaatgttttattttcattaatcattttcttcattgtttgttGAGgtgaaaatttagtttttattgggaTTTGCTGTCTTTTTAATACATACATTTCAGATCATAACTTTACCTCTAAGCACTTTTTTGCCCAAATGCATTTTGATGCGCATTTGGTCTACGTCTGAGATTGTAATTCTGATTTTGTGCTTTCCCTTCTTGCCTGCTATCAATCGGACAGTGACAGAGACACACGCAGACGCAGATGAAGAGAGATTAGGAAATGAGAATCCTAAGAACCGGGGTTGTGGGGGCCGGAAAGACTTCCAGAATGCAGCCCATAGTGTCTGCTTCCCTaaggagaggctgggaggaggggagagctaGCAGAGAGGCCTTGCTGGGAGACACAGCAGAGAGGGGTGGCTTCAGGGTGGGAGACTGGGTGTGGGATTCCCAACTGCCCGAGTGCAGGAGGCTGGGTTAGTTCAGTCTTGCTCTGCCACCAACCTCTTGTGTGAACTGGACTCCATTTCCCCATCCATGAAATGGGGTGGAGGTGGAACCAGGGCTCTTAAACATATTCGGGTCGGCAGTCCTGTCTTAAAGGCTGATGAAGATTCCGTGGGATACTTCCATAGACAAAGACACAAACACATAATTGGCGACATGCCGCGTCACAGGTCGCTTACGTCTCCACCTTCCATTCTTGGTTCGCGCACCCTAGATAGAAGTCTCTAGGGGCACTGGCAGTTCTCAGGATGCAGGGCGCTAGAGACACCTGCCcaaatttattcactcattcaacacaCATGTACTGAGCCCTTATGCAGATTTTCTGGACCATGTCTCaactttgggcctcagtttccccatctgatAGTGGGAGTAAGGCAGTTTAAGCTCTTCACTGCTGACTCCCCACGATGGGGAGGACTAGGGGAAGAACGTTCCCAAAGAGACCTTCAAGGGCCCAAAACTCTGCCAGCTGGAGGAAGGCAAAGGCCACCTGGTACTGTATGCTGTGTGTCCCCCAGCGCAGGTCATGAGACTCAAAGGACAGTTGGCTTAGGGGAGTGTGCCCAGGGACACACAGCTGGGAAGGCTGGAGCTGCAATTTGAATCCAGGACTATATTGACTGGAGAGCCCAGGCTTTTCTCTTTACCCCAGACCCCCATTTCTACTCTGGGAGCAGGTGGTAAGGGTCCCATCACAGGactgagtggggaggggaagccagTGGAGGGGCCCTCCGGGTGGAGGAGCTCAGGAGGGGGCGCTGGCCATGGTGGGGCTCACTTCCGTCCCCCTGCCAGCCCCAGGTGTCTGAGAGTTCCCTCAGGACAGAACAGTGGTCGCGGCGTTTGATTCCATGTCTTGGGGCAGGGGTCCATCGCAGGACTGTCATCAGAGTTTGTGGTCCTGAACTGAGGAGCACACAGCAAGGTCAGGCCCGAGGGTGGGGGAAGACATCCGAGTGCGCCCAGGCCTGGGCGTGTGCGGTTCAGCCCTCGCTTCCCCAGCTCTGCCCAACGGCTGGTGCCTTTCCATCTCTGGAGCCCCGGGTGGGGGCTCTGCTCTACCCCCTCTCTGCACGCCCTCAaagctgctcccctcccccaccactctcCATCTCCGTTTAGTTTCCTCATTGCCTTCCTGCCCGAGGAACCCACCTGATTTATCCTGTTTGGCAGCtctctgaaggcagagactgtctCATTCTCGGCCTTCTCTCTATGGTGGGCGAATGAAGGACTTCCAGGACCTCTTGCCTTGGGGAGGTCCCAGCAGGGCCCAGCCTGGCAG
This window encodes:
- the TLX3 gene encoding T-cell leukemia homeobox protein 3, yielding MTQSLSGPRTLGKVSVRREAPGAPWPRRDRDPAASPPSPAQPVRPPRMEAPASAQTPHPHEPISFGIDQILNSPDQDSAPAPRGPDGASYLGGPPGGRPGATYPSLPASFAGLGAPFEDPGSYSVNLSLAPAGVIRVPAHRPLPGAVPPPLPSALPAMPSVPTVSSLGGLNFPWMESSRRFVKDRFTAAAALTPFTVTRRIGHPYQNRTPPKRKKPRTSFSRVQICELEKRFHRQKYLASAERAALAKSLKMTDAQVKTWFQNRRTKWRRQTAEEREAERQQASRLMLQLQHDAFQKSLNDSIQPDPLCLHNSSLFALQNLQPWEEDSSKVPAVTSLV